A single genomic interval of Bacteroidota bacterium harbors:
- the tgt gene encoding tRNA guanosine(34) transglycosylase Tgt → MNFKLQHTDNKARAGTIETDHGTIETPVFMPVGTAGSVKAVHQHELKEDIKAQIILSNTYHLFLRPKTEIIEQAGGLHKFIGWDMPILTDSGGYQVYSLAHKRKISEEGVKFTSHIDGSAQFFTPESVMDIQRTIGADIIMAFDECTPYPCEYEYAKNSMKLTHRWLKRCCTRFDETENKYGYKQTLFPIVQGSVYKDLRVQSAEFIASMNREGNAIGGLSVGEPDEDMYAMSELVCNILPADKPRYLMGVGTPINLLENIGLGIDMFDCVMPTRNARHGLLYTQNGVINIRNEKWKNDFSVLDESGTSFIDKAYTKAYLRHLVHSEEILGAQIASIHNLAFYLWLTGEARKQIFAGTFYEWKNKMIKQLDQRL, encoded by the coding sequence TTGAACTTTAAACTACAGCATACCGACAACAAAGCCCGCGCGGGTACAATTGAAACCGACCACGGAACAATTGAAACCCCTGTTTTTATGCCAGTAGGAACCGCCGGAAGTGTCAAAGCCGTTCATCAGCATGAGTTGAAAGAAGATATAAAGGCGCAAATTATTTTATCAAACACCTATCATTTATTCCTGCGCCCAAAAACAGAAATAATTGAACAAGCCGGCGGACTTCATAAATTTATTGGCTGGGATATGCCTATACTGACTGATAGCGGAGGCTACCAGGTCTATTCTTTAGCACATAAGCGAAAAATTTCGGAAGAAGGAGTTAAGTTCACTTCACATATTGATGGCTCGGCGCAATTTTTTACCCCCGAAAGCGTAATGGACATACAGCGTACCATTGGTGCCGACATTATTATGGCTTTTGATGAATGCACACCCTACCCTTGCGAATATGAATATGCGAAGAACTCAATGAAACTAACGCATCGCTGGCTGAAACGCTGCTGCACACGATTTGATGAAACCGAAAACAAATACGGCTACAAACAAACATTGTTCCCCATTGTACAGGGCAGTGTGTATAAAGATCTGAGAGTACAATCCGCAGAGTTTATAGCCTCGATGAACCGCGAAGGAAATGCCATCGGAGGTCTTTCGGTCGGAGAACCTGATGAGGACATGTACGCGATGTCTGAATTAGTATGCAACATTTTGCCTGCAGATAAACCGCGTTATTTAATGGGGGTTGGAACACCGATCAACTTATTGGAGAACATCGGGCTTGGGATCGATATGTTCGACTGCGTTATGCCTACCCGTAATGCCCGTCATGGACTGCTTTATACCCAAAATGGTGTGATAAATATCCGCAATGAAAAATGGAAAAACGATTTTTCGGTATTGGATGAAAGCGGTACAAGCTTTATAGATAAAGCCTATACAAAAGCCTATCTTCGTCACCTGGTGCATTCCGAAGAAATTCTCGGAGCCCAGATAGCCAGTATACATAACCTGGCCTTTTATTTATGGCTGACCGGCGAAGCCCGTAAACAGATATTTGCCGGCACTTTTTATGAATGGAAAAATAAAATGATAAAACAGTTGGATCAGCGATTGTGA
- a CDS encoding LptF/LptG family permease: protein MKKIDKYILLKFLGTFVLSISLIIIIVIVFDISEKIEDFVSKKAPLRAIIFDYYLNFIPYFVNLFSALFTFIAVIFFTSRMAANSEIVAILSNGVSFWRMLYPYLVAATIIAISSLLLNAYVIPHTNKKRIAFEEIYYRNKFHNDKWHMHFQLEPGTFAYVERYDIDDNFGHRFSLEKLHGQQLYYKLLSDGIKWDTVTHKWQIRNYVIRKINGDKETISRGDKLDTIIALKPQDFGRKTNNIETMTLPQLSKYIADEKIKGSPNLEPFEIEKHKRLAMPFATIILTLIGVSLSSRKVRGGIGIHIGLGLLISFSYILFMQVSSTFAVSGQLSPFISVWIPNILYSLLAWYLLKKAPK, encoded by the coding sequence ATGAAAAAAATAGACAAATACATCCTTTTAAAATTCCTGGGAACATTTGTGCTCTCCATTTCCCTTATTATCATTATCGTAATTGTATTTGATATTTCCGAAAAGATCGAAGATTTCGTAAGTAAAAAAGCGCCCCTGCGTGCTATTATTTTCGATTACTATTTAAACTTTATCCCCTATTTCGTCAACCTGTTCAGTGCGCTGTTTACGTTCATTGCTGTTATCTTTTTCACTTCACGTATGGCAGCCAACTCCGAAATTGTCGCCATTTTAAGCAACGGCGTCAGCTTTTGGCGGATGCTATACCCCTACCTCGTTGCGGCCACCATCATTGCCATAAGCTCATTGCTGCTTAACGCTTATGTTATTCCCCATACCAATAAAAAACGTATCGCTTTCGAAGAGATTTATTACCGGAATAAATTCCACAACGACAAATGGCACATGCACTTTCAACTTGAGCCCGGCACATTCGCTTACGTTGAGCGTTATGATATTGATGACAATTTCGGCCACCGCTTCTCACTCGAAAAATTGCATGGGCAGCAGCTCTACTACAAACTACTTTCAGATGGTATTAAATGGGATACCGTTACCCATAAATGGCAGATCAGAAATTATGTGATACGTAAAATAAACGGCGATAAGGAAACTATTTCCCGCGGAGACAAGTTAGATACCATAATCGCATTAAAACCACAGGACTTTGGCCGCAAAACAAATAATATTGAAACGATGACACTACCGCAGCTAAGTAAATACATAGCTGATGAAAAAATAAAAGGATCACCCAATCTCGAACCCTTTGAAATCGAAAAACACAAACGCCTGGCCATGCCTTTCGCTACAATTATTTTAACACTTATCGGCGTATCATTAAGCAGCCGTAAAGTACGGGGCGGCATTGGCATTCACATCGGCCTTGGATTACTCATCAGCTTCTCCTACATTTTATTTATGCAGGTTTCGTCTACATTCGCAGTAAGCGGACAATTATCTCCTTTTATATCGGTGTGGATACCGAACATACTATACAGCCTTCTCGCCTGGTACTTGTTGAAAAAGGCACCGAAGTAA
- the hxpB gene encoding hexitol phosphatase HxpB, whose amino-acid sequence MIEAVIFDMDGLLVDSEPLWRKAEKKVFATVDIHLTETDFEQFMGFKINEVVDFWYNHKTWTGKSTTDVENEILDELEFLIDTQAQAQPGVGQVIKFFEEKKVPLAIASSSPSLIIKSVLKKLNIAQYFKVVHSAEMERYGKPHPAVYLTTAKQLRVSPVNCLVFEDSFNGLLAAKAARTKTISVPEGEAYNQTRFDIADFKLRSLTDFTEEHWIKLN is encoded by the coding sequence ATGATAGAAGCCGTAATATTCGATATGGATGGTCTGTTGGTCGACTCGGAACCCTTGTGGAGAAAGGCGGAGAAGAAGGTATTCGCGACCGTTGATATCCATCTTACCGAAACTGACTTTGAACAATTCATGGGATTCAAGATCAATGAGGTAGTTGATTTCTGGTATAACCATAAAACATGGACCGGCAAAAGTACAACTGATGTTGAAAATGAGATACTGGATGAACTCGAGTTCTTAATTGATACACAGGCACAGGCACAACCCGGAGTAGGACAAGTCATCAAATTTTTTGAAGAAAAAAAAGTACCCCTTGCCATAGCCTCTTCATCCCCATCGCTCATTATTAAAAGTGTATTGAAAAAGCTGAACATCGCTCAATACTTTAAGGTCGTTCATTCAGCGGAAATGGAACGTTACGGCAAACCGCATCCGGCAGTGTATTTAACAACCGCCAAACAATTACGGGTATCTCCTGTTAATTGCCTGGTATTTGAAGATTCCTTTAATGGACTTTTAGCCGCCAAAGCCGCGCGTACAAAAACGATCAGCGTACCCGAAGGCGAAGCCTACAACCAGACCCGTTTTGATATTGCTGACTTTAAATTACGTTCGCTTACTGATTTTACGGAAGAACATTGGATAAAATTAAATTGA